GGGTGGTTTTCAAATTCCGGCCGCCATAGCAGCTGAGCTGCCGTGAATCCAGATCGTCGGCCATGATCACAACGATATTTGGCTGTTTGCCACCCTGCGCCTGGCTTTTAATAACAATGCCTGTTAACAGCAGTACAAACAATAAGAGCCCCGTTCTTTTTGTCATATAATCATCTTTTATCGGTTTGAAAAAATATCGGGCAAGGCATTGGAGCTACCGCCAATGGATGGTATGCCCAGCAATCGGCAGATCAGCGGTGCAATATCCAGCATGCGCAGCCGCGCCAGCGCACTGCCTTTTTTAACACCATAACCTGCAGCAATAAACCCGGTAGAGATCTGATCGAAATCGGGATAATAACCGTGTGCACCGCCCAATGTTTTATTGCGGATCAGGGGTCCCTTGACGGCATTGCTGGCTACAACTCCTTTTTTCATGGCCAAGGCCAGCGCCACTTCGGGGTTTGCGCTTATATTCTTAAGCTCTTTCTTTGTTACGATGCGGAACCATTGATCACTTTCGGGTAACCGACGTAACAATTGTTCCACCTGCCGGGCCGTGACAGCATCACCGGCTTTCTTTGTATATAGAAAGGCGGAGCCACCTGCAGTATAAAACTTTGCCTTCCAATTCTCGCCGCTGATCAGCCCATTCTTTTCCAGCAGCACATTTGGCGCAAAGCTTTGTGTAGCATCTACAAACCCGTGATCTCCCGTCACAATGATGGTTGTATTTGATGCCTGCCCGGCCTCTTTTATCGTGGTTATCACCTGCCCGATCATACTATCAATCAGAGCCACTGCTTCTTTTACTTCCGGGGCATCGCGGCCATGCTCATGCTGGGCATGGTCGGCCTGTATGAAATGAATGGCCAGCAATGCCGGTTCGTACTGCTTAAATATAAAGGCGGCCATCCGGCCAATGGTACGGTCCACATTCCTGTATTTAAAATCATCCGCAGTAACTGTTCCGCTACCGGAGGCCGCCATCTGATCCAGCATCTGGACCGGTGTGATGTAAGGC
The sequence above is a segment of the Niabella agricola genome. Coding sequences within it:
- a CDS encoding alkaline phosphatase family protein, with translation MLIKRIFFVVLAFSLITQVKAQSSKHVVLISIDGLRPEFYLDPAWPAPHLKQLKQQGVYARQVVGVFPTITYPSHTSIVTGQPPGKHGIYYNVPFEAPKGRWYWEDSAIRAPTLWKAVKNAGLTSGAVMWPVTVGAPIDYNFPVRRADGDEKTDQLSVTRPYITPVQMLDQMAASGSGTVTADDFKYRNVDRTIGRMAAFIFKQYEPALLAIHFIQADHAQHEHGRDAPEVKEAVALIDSMIGQVITTIKEAGQASNTTIIVTGDHGFVDATQSFAPNVLLEKNGLISGENWKAKFYTAGGSAFLYTKKAGDAVTARQVEQLLRRLPESDQWFRIVTKKELKNISANPEVALALAMKKGVVASNAVKGPLIRNKTLGGAHGYYPDFDQISTGFIAAGYGVKKGSALARLRMLDIAPLICRLLGIPSIGGSSNALPDIFSNR